The stretch of DNA gttcaaggccacactggaaacagccaagcatttaatcatgcctttaatcccaggaagtaatggcaggaggcagaaaggtatttaaggcgtgaggacgaggaactataggctggttaagcttttaggcttttgagcaacaaacagttcagctgagatccattgggatgaggacacagaagcttccagtctgaggaaacaggatcagctgaggaattggtgaggtgaggaagctgtggcttgttctgcttctctgatcttccagcattcaccccaatacggGGCTTCAGGtttcattttattgataagaccttctaacaattcatgctacaagcATTTcagacagaggccagcctggggcgaAGCTCTGAGCTGGGTAGAGCCAGTTCTGCTAAAGGCATGGAGATGGCTGATGTGGCTTAAGGACAGAAATCCAGAGTGGGAAGTGGTTTACACACTGTACACCCATTGTCCCGAGAAGTCACTaaaaagttgaggcaggagagtgAAAACACCCGTGATTATAATGTATCACTCTGCCCGCCACGTGGGAAGAGACTAGgtagagggggtgggggagacaatgACAGCGGCAAGTTCAGACAGCACAAGATGGCAGCCACCCATACAAAGACAGAAATGACCGCACCACAGATCTGGAGAGCAGGGCCAGTAGGTCTGATGGTAGACTGGACGTGTGGAGGAATACCTGAAGTGATGTGGAGATGATTTAGCTTGTGTAACTCAGGGAGTGGAGCTACTCTTTAAGACAATTAAGGATTGCGGACGCAGAAATTTGGTGAATGCTTTGGTGGAGATTAAACATTTATAAGCGAAGCTGGGTGTGGTACAGCCCTGTAATCTCAGTGTGCAGGAGGTCAAAGCAGGAGGATGGccgtgaattccaggccagcttgggcctcACAGTGAGCGCCAGACCATGTAGGGCTACATGGTACAGTAGTTCTCAAAAGACTCAACAATAGCAACATCaaaagagataaacagaaaacaatttcAGTGTGGAAACCTTAAGCCTGAGATACCTTTCCAACAGTCAAGCAgaactgcacacagacacacgtacCTGGCTGCATACCAGAGAGAGTGCATCTGCTGTTATCGGGATGGATGGAATTACCCAGAGAAAGCACAGAATGAGGGGAGAAATATGTACTTTGAATAACATAGAGTAAGATCTATAAGGTAATACAGAGACCAGAACAGCTGCAAAGAGTATTGAAGCTAAAATATGGGAGTAGTTAACTATGACAGAAAGCTGTCAGTCACGTGGAAAGGTGAGTGTCTTTCAAAAGCAAGTCTACTGGAGCTGGCAATATGGAAATTACAAACCCGAAATGAGTGTGTTTCTCAATGGGCAGAGGGCAGCTTGGATGGAGGTAAAGAGGTCTCAGAGGCGGGAGGCTAGTCAGAAGCTCACCAAAGCCAGGAGTGAGATATGGGACCTCCTCTATTTCACCCAAGCCAGAGTTCTCCAGATTGGCAGGTCCGAGCTGATCATGGAAGATTCCCTTTACAGCCCTAGAAGACAATGTAGGCAAGAGGCTCTCTAGCCACGGCCTTTCCCCTGATCTCAGCTTCATCTCACCCATTTCTGGCAGGAGAGTGGCATTCCCGTTCACACCTCCCCCAGGAAACCTCTTGGGTGTTGTGTTGAGCATTTGGGGCTGTTCTAATGCCTCTGCTGGGACAGCTTCTGTACACCCAAGAGGTGCATGAGGAAGGCACAGAGAAACGCCTAACACCCTCTGGTGATAAAGAGTTGACcttcacttttccttttctagATGTGGTGTGAGGCCTCCCAACAGGCCCCAACCTACCCGTCAGACTTCAGCTACTGTCCTCTGCGCACACTCCGCACAGCCTAGCCCTTGCACTTTAGAATActttcttttcccctcccctaaacctcctgtttttctcttttggattGGTCCCCTCCCCTTGCCTTGGTGGATGTTCCGGAGTTGTAGAGACCAGCCAGAAACACTGTACCTTCAGAAAACCCTTCCTGGTTCTTCTTCCCAAGGCATTTCTCTTACTTGCTGCACGGTACTGGTTTTGCTGATGTGAGGAAGCAAGGAGACGACTACGAATcccattgttttctttgtggcaCTTGTGTATCAGGATACTTGCTAAGTGAGTGTTCACTGCAGACTGACTGGGAAACCAGTGGCTCTTCTTGCCGGAGAAGGAAGACTTTGAACATTGTGCTGAAGACCGCATTGAGCAGACGCACCAGACCCAAGTTAGAAATAAGGAagtggggctggagtgatggctcagtggttaagagcactcactggctgatcttccagaggacctgggttcagttcccagcattcacatggcagctcacaactgtttgtaactcaagttccagtggatctgactccctcacaaagacatgcaggtcaaacaccaatatatatcaaaataaaaaagaaagaaagaaaaagaaaggaaggaagaaagaaagaaggaaggaagtgatgcaCATAGTTCCCAACCTGGCTCCTCATAGTCACTTGGGGAAATACTAAGTCACTTGAGTTCAAGTTTCAGTTACAACATTATGGCTATCAAATGATTTAAATAGAAGCCTCccctttaaaatggaaattaaatcCACTTTGAGATGCCatctcactccagtcagaatggctatgatcaaggaaaaaaatgacaataaatgcTGGCAAGGACCCGGGAAAAGAGGAACCCTTATTCAGGATTGGGGGTAGTGTACACCTAGTATAGCCATTATGGGAATCAGTGGGCActgtttaaaaagaattaaaatagaacTACCACATGAACTACCATACCACACGATACCATACCACACTACAGAACTACCACACCActcctaggcatatacccaaaggattctataGCCAACTACAGAGATATCTGCCTATCCACGTTTGCTGTTGTATTATTCACAACAAGAAGGAAATGGAACTAGCCCAGAAGTCCATCAATAAAAGAATGGAGAATGAGAACATGGCACATATACCCAGTGGAATTTTACTTAaccataaagagaaataaaaatatgaaatctgCAAGAAAATAGATGGATCCACAAAGTATCATATTCAAGTAAGGTGACTTGggctcagaaataaaaaaaaaacaaaccaaataatccccCTCCCAACaacacccccgcccccccattcTCATGTTCTCAAGGTAGGAGGCCACAAGAGAGGAACAAAAACTATTGAGAAAGAGGGGAAAGGTCAAAAGGTCAGATgtaacaggaagtagaaaggaggTTACAGGGGTCAAAGGGCATAGGAAGGGAAGGGGActaggagtgggggtggggtgaagagaaacaacagcaaaaattttgtttgaaaaatgccataatgaaacctaaCCTAAttctttgtatgctaataaaaaaaaaaaagcctatgccCTCCCTCCCTTGAGGAAGTACAACATTTAAACCACAAAGGCACGTTCTCTTTCAATCCTGGTTTCTTGCTGTTTTAGTTGTGGATCTAGTATTGCACAATTCTTTCCAAAATATCGAAAAGGCACGCTTCTAGCCCAAACCTCACTGCACCTTGTTTCTGTGACAGAACACTGTACGGGGAATGAAAATCCAGCCTGCAGCATCTGCCACGCACGGTACCGGCTGAAGCAGACACAACCAACCCACAGACGACAGTGACTCCCGCGCCATATGAGTTCCCATTAAAAAGTTTACATTGGCAAAGTTTGCAGGGCACAAATACTCTGTAGAAACTGGCTCAGTAAAATCTAGGCTCCGAAGTGGCCCTCAACACACAGCAATTATTACAACCACAACTTTGGATACAGATCTATAATAATGCAATTTATGATTTCTTGGGGACTGTTCTTGCTTCCCTGCACCGACAACACCGAAACCAGCAATCTTAAAATATTGAAAGTATAagttaaatgaaacaaacaaaatcttttcCAAACCTCAAAGGCAAGAATTCAATAGGGTATGTCGATGGACTATATTGTAAGAAATTCATGGCTGTGCAAATTGGTTCCAAGGTAGGCACACCCTCCCCTACATACAAGGAAGTTTTGCTATCATATCTGTTTATAGCCCAAGTTGACTTCTTTggcagaatatattttatggaaggaattggcatacacacacacacacacacacacacacacacacacacacacacactttgtatttACTGATTTACAAGGGACTTGAGGCCACAGAGGGCTCTCCTGTGTAGTCTTGGGAAATATGGGGCTGCTCCTGTCCAGTCCCTCCAGGCTTCCTTTACTAGGGGATTCAGGCTTTGTGACTGCCCCAGCAAGGTTActtccctccccactccccaatcAGGGTGAGGCCAGGGGCATGAGAAGGATGCCCTTCCCTAGCCAGGCTTTCTCTTccttggctgaaaaaaaaaaaaaaaaaaaaaagccccacacaaaacaaacagttcTAACACACATGTGTAAAGATATAGTCACTCTTTTCAGGTTGCGTCTTTTGAGATGGCATGATTCACCCAAAATAATATGTCCCCCATTTCTCTTATTTCCAGAAAGGCGAGAACACAGTGTGCTCAGGTGCCGTGCAAAGCAGGGTTCACATTTCTTCACCACCAACCAGCCTTCTCTACTGAGCTTTTATGCTTAAAGAGCAAAGTGCAAACtctgggaggaaaaaggaaacaaaacgaTCTGTCAAAATTCCTTTTAGCACCTATGACTAGTGTTAACTTACTTGCTCCGAGAGTGCAAGAAAAAGCCCaaaaactgctgctaaaaagatGATTTGACCTTTTAAAATGAGAACTCCTCCATCCCATATCCATTTTAAATAGGTAAATCCTGGGAGCGCCACAATTTTAGACTAAGAAATGAAATGAGGTTGAATTTCCAGAAAAGGGGTTTCCCTAAAGGCTACAAGCTAATTAGGGTGCTCTAGACCAACACTGTAATAGTAGGTAGAATGCAGGCCCCAAATCTCCTAGCCTTATACAGTCGCCACGTGCACGGAGTCTAGTTCTGAAAAGGGACAGGAGGGCAGATGAAAATTTAGTAAGTAACCAAGTCCAGAACGCGACCTCCCAAAGCCTGCGGTTCCAGGGCAGGATGTCCGCCCCTGGTGGCGGTGGAGCCCTGGTGATCTACGTGCACCTCGGCTGCCAAACCCTCAGCGCGCACCAACGGGGCGCTGCTGAAGGAAGTTGGAGAGCTCCCAGCCAGCTGACTGGATTCGGCGGTGGGCGCCTGGGAATCCCTTCCAGCGCCGCAATTAGGAAAGTTTTGAAAAGTAAAGACCCCAGACAGTTGAAGGGACTCATCCTTTCCTTAAGCTTAAGAAACATCACGAGCCGCACCAGCCGGCTGCTAGCACAAGGCCACCAGTTCCGCTCGGCCCGGGAGCATCCTGTGCCTTTCAGCTTCCCACCACCCCAGAACTGGTCCTTGGGGCGCATCGCCAGAGAGGCGCTCTGCCCGGCTGGAGGTTCCAGACGGAGATGCTGCTATGCTCGCTGGCCTGGGGGGCGATGGCAGAACCTCTAACTCCCACTCGGACGCCCTGTACCTTCTCTTCCAAGCCGGCTTGGTTTTCTCCAAAGGACGCACGACACAGACCATGCGCCCCCAACACTCCACTCCTCTCCCCAAACTCTTCCTGGGGAGACCCACAAACACAGTCTGCGCCCCAAAACTCCCATGACACTCACCAACCACCCCATCTTTGCCTCTCGAGCCCTCCCAGTCGCGTTCTTCCTGCCCCTCACTATTCTCCTAGCCTTTCTGAGGAAGTCAGAAGCAAAGCACGAGAAAATGCCTTCGCCAGGAGCCTCCCGTCACCCGCCCTGTCACTGAAACAAAAgcgcagggaggagggaggtgggtggggaggcGGGAGGAAGGTTCGGAGAGAGATGGGGGACAACGgtaagaggggctggggagggggccgGAATGGAGAGCGGAGAGAGGGGCCAGGACCCCGTTCCCGCGCCGCGTGGCGTGGCCGGTCGCTTACATGCCCAGGTCGCTGTAGGTGTTGAAGAACTCCATCTGGTTGCACGCCTGGATCCAGCCCACCACCCAGGTCTCGTGGCGGGGGATGGGGGGCATGACCACGCGGGCCGAGGCTTTGAAGTAAGGGGTCTTGTAGCGCAGGACGATGGGCGAGGTCTCCTCGATGCGCGTGGGGCACTGGtcgatggtggcgcacacatcGTACACCACGATATTCTCGCGCCGGATCCGCGCCTTGCAGGTGATGCTTTGGATACAGCCCATCCTGCCGCCCGGCGCCGGCGCGGCGCGGCGTGGGGCAGCGCGGGGGCCCGGCGCGGGCAGCCGCGGGCGCCCGTCACGCCGGCATGGCGACGCGCCGCTCGCTCCCGGTCCAGCTCAGCTAGCGCCTAAGAGCGAGGAGCCGCCGCCGCGGGGCATCCTCCGGGGAAGCCCCCTCCCCTTTCCGCGCGCTGGGTCGCGGCTGCCCCGACGCCCGCCCACGCCCGCCTCCTCGCTCTAGCAAGGGCGCGCGGAGCGTGCGCTCCTAGGAGGCGGCGGGCGCTCTCCCCGGCTCCCGCGCCCCGgcggagggcagggaggggagcgGCGCTGCGAAGAGTGCTGCCCACCCCGGGCCGGAGCCCCCCCGCCCTTCGCCGGAGAggaggcggcggtggcggcggcggcatgGAGCTGCGGgagggtggcggcggcggcggcggcagcgcccGGTCTGTCTGTTTccgcggcggcagcagcagcagccgccgccgccgccgccgctgcatGAACCTCTGCACCGCGGCTGCCCCCCGCGTGCAGCGCACCCAGCGGCGGGCGAGCGGGCGGCCCGAGCGGCAGGCGGaggcaggcggcggcggcggcgaccgCGCTCCCTCCCGCCCCTCCCCGGAGTCGGACAGCGCCCACACTCCTGCACCCGGCCTCGGGGGCGTGGGGGGCGCCAGGGGGTCGTAGCCCTGGCTGGAGAGCCCAGCAGGCTGGGGCTAC from Peromyscus eremicus chromosome 15, PerEre_H2_v1, whole genome shotgun sequence encodes:
- the LOC131925728 gene encoding protein FAM78B produces the protein MGCIQSITCKARIRRENIVVYDVCATIDQCPTRIEETSPIVLRYKTPYFKASARVVMPPIPRHETWVVGWIQACNQMEFFNTYSDLGM